A region from the Geobacillus vulcani PSS1 genome encodes:
- a CDS encoding spore germination protein — MEKQMPKRPASRRLHDNASYLAERLGVGKSFDVIRLDVEYGGRAMALFMIDGFVKDDILHYLMRYLSRLEEHELDVHPLEKLLKKHLPYVEIGQTDDLEEAVAMVLAGPTALVVDGVDQIILIDARTYPVRGPQEPDTERVVRGARDGFVETIVFNTALIRRRVRDPSLRMEYVQVARRSKTDICICYIEEIADPELVHRVKQAIAAIDTDGLVMAEKTVEEFISGRHWNPYPVVRYTERPDTAAAHLYEGHVLVIVDGSPSVLITPATFWHHLQHAEEYRNKPIVGAYLRLVRFLAVWASVFLLPLWYLLMIEPELLPGPLQFLGKAKLGDIPLFVQILMIEIGMDMLRMAAIHTPSSLATALGLVAALMIGGIAVEVGLFSNEVILYFSVTAIGTFATPSYEMSLANRLVRIALLILSGLFGLYGYVIGITVWILALARMTSFGVPYLWPFIPFSYRAMRDVLIRSPMPLKNRRPAILHPRDPDR; from the coding sequence ATGGAGAAACAGATGCCCAAACGCCCGGCGTCCCGCCGTCTTCATGACAACGCATCCTATTTGGCTGAACGGCTTGGAGTCGGCAAGAGTTTCGATGTCATTCGCCTTGATGTCGAATATGGCGGCCGGGCGATGGCATTGTTTATGATTGACGGATTTGTCAAAGACGATATTTTGCATTATTTGATGAGATATTTGTCCCGGCTCGAGGAACACGAACTGGACGTTCACCCACTTGAGAAGCTGCTGAAAAAACATCTTCCGTATGTCGAGATCGGGCAGACAGACGACTTGGAAGAAGCAGTCGCGATGGTGCTTGCCGGACCGACCGCGCTCGTTGTCGACGGAGTGGATCAGATTATTTTGATTGACGCCCGCACGTATCCGGTGCGCGGTCCGCAAGAGCCCGATACGGAACGAGTCGTGCGCGGGGCGCGCGACGGTTTTGTTGAGACGATCGTTTTTAACACCGCGCTGATTCGCCGCCGTGTTCGTGATCCATCGTTGCGTATGGAATATGTGCAAGTGGCGCGGCGCTCAAAGACGGATATTTGCATTTGTTATATTGAGGAAATCGCTGACCCGGAGCTCGTTCACCGCGTCAAACAAGCGATCGCGGCAATTGATACGGATGGGCTTGTGATGGCGGAGAAAACGGTTGAGGAGTTTATTTCTGGGCGGCATTGGAACCCGTATCCGGTCGTTCGCTACACAGAGCGCCCCGATACGGCGGCGGCTCATTTGTATGAAGGGCACGTGCTCGTCATTGTTGACGGGTCGCCAAGTGTCTTGATCACGCCGGCAACGTTTTGGCATCATTTGCAACATGCTGAAGAGTACCGAAATAAGCCGATCGTCGGGGCGTATTTGCGGCTCGTCCGCTTTTTGGCTGTTTGGGCGTCGGTGTTTTTGCTGCCGCTTTGGTATTTGCTTATGATCGAGCCGGAGCTGTTGCCGGGACCGCTCCAGTTTTTAGGAAAAGCCAAATTAGGAGATATTCCACTGTTTGTGCAAATTTTGATGATTGAAATCGGAATGGATATGCTGCGAATGGCTGCTATTCATACACCGTCTTCTCTGGCGACCGCGCTCGGCCTTGTCGCCGCGCTGATGATCGGCGGCATTGCGGTGGAAGTTGGACTCTTTTCCAATGAAGTGATTTTGTATTTTTCTGTTACGGCCATCGGTACGTTTGCGACGCCCAGCTATGAAATGAGCTTGGCGAATCGGCTCGTCCGCATCGCCTTGCTGATTTTGTCGGGCCTGTTCGGCCTGTACGGTTATGTCATCGGCATCACTGTTTGGATACTTGCCTTGGCGCGGATGACGTCGTTTGGCGTTCCGTACTTATGGCCGTTCATCCCGTTTTCCTACCGAGCGATGCGCG